A genomic stretch from Caldicellulosiruptoraceae bacterium PP1 includes:
- a CDS encoding acyl-CoA dehydratase activase yields the protein MKECYLGVDIGSVSVNVVLLDNENNVFEKRYVRTEGKPIQTLQKTIIDISKKYDNTLKILGCGTTGSGRHLASVMLGADVVKNEITAHAKAAINQYKNVKTIIEIGGQDSKIIIIRNGIVIDFSMNTVCAAGTGSFLDRQAERLNIPINQFGEVALKSKNPVRIAGRCAVFAESDMIHKQQLGHKVEDILYGLCQALARNYISNVAKGKQIEEPIIFQGGVAANLGMKKAFEELLNTEIIILSNFDVMGAIGAAILAKEKTKGIYTNFYGFDFIKNTFDSRGFECKGCSNYCEVINILNNNKVIAIWGDRCGKWSNGKQQPVENIQ from the coding sequence ATGAAGGAATGTTATCTTGGAGTTGATATTGGCTCAGTTAGTGTAAATGTTGTCCTTCTTGATAACGAAAATAATGTTTTTGAAAAAAGATATGTAAGAACTGAAGGTAAACCTATTCAAACGTTGCAGAAAACAATTATAGATATTTCAAAAAAGTATGATAATACTCTTAAAATTCTTGGATGTGGAACAACTGGATCTGGACGACATTTAGCCTCTGTAATGCTTGGAGCTGATGTTGTTAAAAATGAGATTACAGCACATGCAAAAGCTGCAATAAATCAATATAAAAATGTAAAAACAATAATAGAAATAGGTGGACAAGATTCAAAGATAATAATAATAAGAAATGGCATTGTTATAGATTTTTCTATGAATACTGTCTGTGCTGCAGGAACAGGTTCGTTTTTGGATAGGCAAGCAGAAAGATTGAATATTCCAATAAACCAGTTTGGAGAAGTTGCTTTAAAATCAAAAAATCCTGTTAGAATAGCAGGAAGATGTGCAGTTTTTGCAGAATCTGATATGATTCATAAACAACAATTAGGTCATAAAGTTGAAGATATATTATATGGATTATGTCAAGCACTAGCAAGAAATTATATTTCAAATGTTGCAAAAGGTAAACAAATTGAAGAGCCAATTATATTTCAAGGTGGTGTTGCTGCAAATTTAGGTATGAAAAAAGCATTTGAAGAATTACTAAATACAGAAATAATAATTCTTAGCAATTTTGATGTAATGGGAGCAATTGGAGCTGCAATACTTGCCAAAGAAAAAACTAAAGGTATTTATACCAACTTTTATGGGTTTGATTTTATTAAAAATACCTTTGATTCAAGAGGATTTGAATGTAAAGGGTGTAGTAATTACTGTGAAGTAATAAACATTCTTAATAATAATAAGGTAATTGCTATATGGGGAGATAGATGTGGAAAGTGGAGCAATGGTAAACAACAACCAGTTGAAAATATTCAATAA
- a CDS encoding ThiF family adenylyltransferase: MFEYDRFDVFQRTIMLLGKENFEKLKNKKITIIGLGGVGSFCLEALARCGIENFVLIDKDIVSISNLNRQLIATIKTLGQSKVEVAYNRIMDINPNINAIKIPIQISQDNITSIPVDTDYIVDAIDDVKAKIAIINYAFKHNIKIISCMGTGNRLDPLKFRITDIYKTHNCPLAKKVRIELRKIGIKKLKVLFSEELPKVPDYKFQKDMQKKHLPASISFVPPVAGMILAKQVVCDLLDI; the protein is encoded by the coding sequence ATGTTTGAGTATGATAGATTCGATGTATTCCAAAGAACTATTATGTTGCTTGGAAAAGAAAATTTTGAAAAGTTAAAAAATAAAAAGATTACTATTATTGGATTAGGAGGAGTAGGAAGTTTTTGTTTAGAAGCATTAGCAAGATGTGGTATTGAGAATTTTGTTCTTATAGATAAAGATATTGTAAGTATTTCAAATCTTAACAGACAGTTAATTGCAACAATAAAAACATTAGGTCAATCAAAGGTTGAAGTAGCATATAATAGAATAATGGATATAAATCCAAATATAAATGCTATCAAGATACCAATTCAAATATCACAAGATAACATCACAAGTATTCCTGTTGATACTGATTATATTGTTGATGCTATTGATGATGTAAAAGCTAAAATTGCAATTATAAATTATGCATTTAAACATAATATTAAAATAATTAGCTGTATGGGAACTGGTAACAGGTTAGATCCTTTAAAATTTAGAATTACAGATATTTATAAAACCCATAATTGTCCTCTTGCAAAAAAAGTAAGAATTGAATTAAGAAAAATAGGAATTAAAAAATTAAAAGTTCTATTTTCTGAAGAACTTCCAAAAGTACCTGATTATAAATTTCAAAAGGATATGCAAAAGAAACATTTACCTGCAAGTATATCATTTGTTCCTCCAGTTGCAGGGATGATTCTTGCGAAACAAGTTGTATGTGACTTATTAGATATCTAA